One segment of Tetrapisispora phaffii CBS 4417 chromosome 1, complete genome DNA contains the following:
- the FKS3 gene encoding putative 1,3-beta-D-glucan synthase (similar to Saccharomyces cerevisiae FKS3 (YMR306W); ancestral locus Anc_5.14) has protein sequence MYEPSHLQIGSGISTTDIEYPAWCQNDEVPVTKNEIKEIFNELQKKFGFQKSSAENMFHHLLAQLDSRASRTTPHNALISLHVSYIGGENSNFKKWYFAAQLDLDEEIGFQNMKLKGSSLQRNKKIAKKNGVSIKTQLKEWKLKEQDFIKNHQFFTLTTEQLKNNKNFKTEDYKWKLKMKSLTFNQMARQIILYLLCWGEANQVRFAPECLCFIFKCALDYDQANEEDQQQITKYDELDEYYFLDNIITPIYLFLKKQLYKKSSDGTWKRKEQDHKDIIGYDDVNQLFWYPEGIEKIVLKNSERLVDKPIQKRYHLLKEVEWEKVFYKTYRESRSWLHCFTNFNRFWIIHFSTFWYFTSFNSPLFYTKNYVQLLNNQPTPQSRLSVIALGGAIACIIQLIATICEWTFVPREWPGAQHLSLRFFGLLVCFIVNVAPSVYIFWNYELDVYSKSAFIISIIQLIISFITTAFFSIRPLGGLFGSYLKSGKKKRRYTSSQTFTGSFVKLSGRSKWFSYGLWFFVFLFKFIESYFFLTLSLRDPIRVLYIMDISRCNGDMLLGTYLCKYQSRITLFLMILTDLGLFFLDTYLWYIICNCVFSIILSFSLGTSILTPWKNIYSRLPKRIYSKLLATSEIDAKQKPKLLISQIWNSIIISMYREHLISIEHVKRLLYQQVDAAILDKRVLKSPTFFVAQDDSTFKSMEFFFSDSEAQRRISFFAQSLSTPISEPLPVECMPTFTVLVPHYSETILLSLQEIIREESSKTKISTLEYLKHLYSEEWDCFIKDTKLLKMEKDALKSNEKNKTIDTDKEFEVDDENYEFYFDKLIEKKISDLPYELFGFSSSEAFYTLRTRIWASLRTQTLYRTISGFMNFNKAIKLLYKVENPSLLQIYSNNQESLDFELEQMATRKFRMVIAMQRYAKFTEYEKESTEILLKAFPNMYISYLEEIPISNTNEIEYYSCLTSGYSQMDLTTGLRKPIFRVKLSGNPILGDGKSDNQNHSIIFYRGEYIEVVDANQDNYLEECLKIRSILSEFEELDLESSMPYIPGIDHEPDSAPVAIVGAREYIFSENIGVLGDIAAGKEQTFGTLFARTLAEIGGKLHYGHPDFINAIYMTTRGGLSKAQKGLHLNEDIYSGMNALCRGGRIKHSDYYQCGKGRDLGFGSILNFTTKIGAGMGEQLLSREYYYLGTQLPIDRFLSFFYAHPGFHLNNLFISISVQLFFLLLINLGALNNEIILCNYNKDAPITDLEKPIGCYNLQPALNWVSIFVLSIFIVFFIAFAPLLILELLEKGVWKTVSRFLHHLFSLAPLFEVFVCQVYSNALATNITFGGAKYISTGRSFAISRISFSTLYSRFVVVSIYSGFQVFMMLVFGCLTMWQPSLLWFWITVISMCFAPFIFNPHQFSISEFFLDYKNYIHWLSSGNIRYKEESWATFVKQSRIKYTGYKKKMIQDESERYQPDTKKSKLRDIYAFELLIPLFVLAINLTAYMFINSQNGVSDVKPTNSIVRLLIVTFFPIVLNVIILILLFGISFFLIPIASLVCTRVGNVMAMTAHGMSVVFYLINFELICLLEGFNISRSLILLVTSLNLTIFIFKMITIFLLSREYKNNKSSIAWWTGKWYGTGIGWWIFLQPTREFVVKIMESTYFAADFYLGHLLLYLQTPILFIPFIDYWHSMILFWLTPGYLISNKIFLNTKETKIRKAIIRKYFLLYFLLFGILLLAILAPILITKIIPEQVSAITNTSLPIGGLIQPNFQNNNDTGENAPSTILTTTPPMPTFKTVP, from the coding sequence ATGTACGAACCATCACATTTGCAAATTGGTTCAGGCATTTCCACTACAGATATTGAGTATCCAGCATGGTGTCAGAATGATGAAGTTCCAGTgacaaaaaatgaaattaagGAGATATTTAATGAGCTGCAGAAGAAATTCGGTTTCCAAAAATCTTCAGCAGAAAATATGTTCCATCATTTATTGGCACAACTGGACTCTAGAGCAAGCAGGACTACTCCCCATAATGCACTGATCTCGTTACATGTTTCATATATTGGCGGTGAAAAttccaattttaaaaagtGGTATTTTGCAGCTCAATTGGATCTAGATGAAGAGATtggttttcaaaatatgaaattaaaagGTAGTTCATtacaaagaaataaaaaaatcgCTAAAAAAAATGGTGTGTCAATAAAGACACAACTTAAAGAAtggaaattaaaagaacaagattttattaaaaaccatcaatttttcactCTCACAACAGAAcaattaaagaataataaaaattttaaaacagaAGATTACAAAtggaaattaaaaatgaaatctTTAACTTTTAATCAAATGGCGAgacaaataattttatatttgttatGTTGGGGTGAAGCTAATCAAGTAAGATTTGCTCCGGAATGTctttgtttcatttttaaatgtgCATTGGATTATGATCAAGCCAATGAAGAAGACCAACAGCAGATTACAAAATACGATGAATTGGATGAGTACTATTTTCTGgataatataattacaCCAATTTATCTTTTCCTGAAAAAACAGTTGTACAAAAAAAGTTCAGATGGCACTTGGAAAAGGAAAGAACAAGATCATAAAGATATAATAGGTTACGATGATGTTAATCAATTATTCTGGTACCCTGAAGGTATAGAAAAAATtgtattaaaaaattcagaGAGATTAGTTGATAAACCAATACAAAAAAGatatcatttattgaaagaaGTTGAATGGGAAAAAGTTTTCTATAAAACTTATAGAGAATCAAGAAGTTGGTTACATTGttttacaaattttaaCCGTTTTTggattattcatttttcaacGTTTTGGTATTTTACGTCATTTAACTCACCATTATtttatacaaaaaattatgttcaattattgaataatcaGCCAACCCCACAATCACGATTGTCGGTCATCGCTCTTGGTGGCGCAATTGCTTGTATAATACAATTGATTGCTACTATCTGTGAATGGACATTTGTCCCAAGAGAATGGCCAGGAGCTCAACATCTGAGCTTACGTTTCTTTGGATTGTTAGTATGTTTTATCGTTAATGTTGCACCTTCggtatatattttctggAATTACGAATTAGAtgtttattcaaaaagtgcatttattatatctattattcaattaataattagTTTCATTACAACCGCTTTCTTCAGCATTCGTCCGCTTGGCGGTCTTTTTGGttcatatttaaaaagcggtaaaaaaaaaagacGGTATACTTCATCGCAAACCTTTACAGGATCATTCGTAAAGTTGTCTGGAAGAAGCAAATGGTTTTCCTATGGGTTATggttttttgtttttttatttaaatttattgaatcatacttttttttaactttatcaTTAAGGGATCCCATTAGAGTACTCTACATTATGGACATATCAAGATGTAATGGTGATATGTTATTGGGAACGTATCTATGCAAATATCAATCAAGAATTACACTTTtcttaatgattttaacaGATCTAggtttattttttttggaCACATATTTATGGTACATCATTTGCAATTGTGttttttctattatattatcattctCCTTAGGAACTTCGATTTTAACGCCAtggaaaaatatatattcgCGTCTGCctaaaagaatatattcaaaattattagcGACGTCAGAAATTGATGCTAAACAAAAaccaaaattattaatttctcAGATATGGaattcaattataatatCTATGTACAGAGAACACTTAATATCAATCGAGCATGTCAAAAGATTACTATATCAACAAGTTGATGCTGCCATTTTAGATAAAAGGGTTTTAAAGTCGCCTACATTTTTTGTGGCGCAAGATGATTCAACGTTTAAATCCAtggaatttttttttaGCGATTCAGAAGCACAAAGAAGgatttcattttttgcACAATCTTTATCAACCCCCATTTCAGAGCCACTCCCTGTCGAATGTATGCCGACCTTCACTGTTCTGGTGCCACATTATTCAGAAACTATATTATTGTCTCTACAAGAAATTATAAGGGAAGAATCCTCAAAGacaaaaatatcaacattggaatatttaaagCACCTTTATAGTGAAGAATGGGACTGTTTTATAAAGGatacaaaattattaaaaatggaaaaagATGCGTTAAAATCAAACGAAAAGAATAAAACAATCGATACAGATAAAGAGTTTGAagttgatgatgaaaattatgaattttattttgataaactaattgaaaaaaagataaGTGACCTACCTTATGAGCTATTTGgattttcttcatctgaAGCATTTTATACTCTACGAACAAGAATTTGGGCATCTCTGAGAACTCAAACTTTATATAGAACCATATCTGGTTTCATGAATTTTAATAAGgcaataaaattattatataaagttGAAAACCCTTCTCTGCTTCAAATCtattcaaataatcaaGAATCACTGGATTTCGAGTTAGAACAAATGGCTACTCGTAAATTTAGAATGGTGATTGCGATGCAAAGATATGCAAAATTTACCGAATATGAAAAGGAAAGCACAGAAATTCTTCTGAAGGCTTTTCCAAATATGTATATCTCATATCTAGAAGAAATACCAATCAGCAATACCaatgaaattgaatattactCTTGTTTAACTAGTGGATATTCTCAGATGGACTTGACAACTGGTTTAAGAAAACCAATTTTTAGAGTGAAATTATCTGGTAACCCAATATTAGGCGACGGTAAATCTGATAACCAAAACcattcaattattttctacCGTGGTGAGTATATTGAAGTAGTTGATGCTAACCAAGACAATTATTTAGAAGAATGTTTAAAAATTAGATCTATATTAAGTGAATTTGAGGAATTAGATTTAGAATCTTCCATGCCATATATTCCCGGAATAGATCATGAACCTGATTCAGCACCTGTCGCGATTGTCGGAGCTagagaatatatattttcagaGAATATCGGTGTACTTGGTGATATTGCAGCTGGTAAAGAACAAACTTTTGGAACTTTATTTGCTAGAACTTTAGCCGAAATTGGAGGAAAACTTCATTACGGTCATCCCGATTTCATCAATGCGATATATATGACAACAAGAGGTGGTCTTTCAAAGGCTCAAAAAGGTTTACatttaaatgaagatatttATTCTGGAATGAATGCACTATGCAGAGGAGGTAGGATCAAACATAGTGATTATTATCAGTGCGGTAAGGGAAGGGATTTAGGATTTGGATcgattttaaattttacaaCTAAAATTGGAGCGGGTATGGGTGAGCAATTGTTATCGagagaatattattatttgggGACACAATTACCAATTGATAGATTTttgtcatttttttatgCACACCCTGGGTTTCATTTGAACAATCTTTTTATTTCGATTTCAGTTcaactattttttttactgCTTATCAATTTAGGTGCTcttaataatgaaattattctTTGCAATTACAATAAAGATGCACCCATTACTGATCTCGAAAAGCCAATAGGTTGTTACAATTTACAACCTGCATTGAATTGGGTTTCCATTTTTGTTCtttctatttttattgttttttttatagCTTTTGCAcctttattaattttggaattattagaaaaaggAGTATGGAAGACAGTATCAAGATTTTTACATCATCTGTTTTCTTTAGCACCTCTATTTGAAGTATTTGTTTGTCAAGTATATTCTAATGCGTTAGCTACTAATATCACATTTGGGGGagcaaaatatatttctacCGGTAGATCGTTTGCAATATCAAGAATTAGCTTTTCTACATTATATTCACGGTTTGTTGTCGTATCGATTTATTCTGGATTTCAGGTATTTATGATGCTTGTATTCGGTTGTTTGACAATGTGGCAACCTTCATTACTATGGTTTTGGATTACCGTAATATCGATGTGTTTTGCGCCATTCATTTTTAACCCACatcaattttcaatatcagaATTTTTCCTtgattacaaaaattatatccATTGGTTGTCATCAGGTAATATTCGTTATAAAGAGGAATCCTGGGCAACTTTTGTTAAACAATCTAGAATTAAATATACCGGCTAcaaaaagaagatgattCAGGATGAATCAGAAAGGTACCAACCAGATACCAAGAAATCGAAGCTAAGGGATATCTATGcctttgaattattaattccCCTCTTTGTTTTGGCTATCAATCTCACTGCATATATGTTTATAAATTCTCAAAATGGTGTTAGTGATGTTAAACCAACAAATTCGATTGTGCGTCTACTAATCGTCACTTTTTTTCCAATAGTTTTAAATGTAATTATATTGATACTATTATTTggtatttcattttttttgattccAATTGCGTCGCTGGTGTGTACTAGAGTGGGAAATGTTATGGCGATGACGGCCCATGGAATGTCAGTggttttttatttaataaatttcgAACTAATCTGTCTTTTAGAGGGATTTAATATTAGTAGAagtttgatattattagtGACTTCCCTAAACCTgacaatatttatttttaagatGATTACcatatttcttctttctcgCGAGTATAAGAATAACAAATCAAGTATAGCATGGTGGACCGGCAAATGGTACGGAACAGGCATCGGCTGGTGGATATTCCTTCAGCCCACCAGGGAATTCGTCGTTAAGATAATGGAATCTACTTACTTTGCAGCAGATTTTTATCTAGGACATCTTTTACTATATTTACAAACTCCGATTTTATTTATACCATTTATCGATTACTGGCATtcaatgatattattttggcTGACGCCAGGCTACCtaatatctaataaaattttcttaaatACTAAAGAGACCAAAATTAGAAAAGCCataattagaaaatatttccTACTctattttctattatttggaatattattgttagCAATTTTAGCGCCTATATTAATTACAAAGATAATTCCTGAACAAGTTAGCGCTATTACTAACACTTCTTTACCAATCGGAGGATTGATACAACCGAACTTCcaaaacaataatgatacTGGCGAGAATGCACCTTCAACCATTCTCACTACAACTCCACCAATGCCAACATTTAAAACTGTCCCATaa
- the GAS1 gene encoding 1,3-beta-glucanosyltransferase GAS1 (similar to Saccharomyces cerevisiae GAS1 (YMR307W); ancestral locus Anc_5.13) produces the protein MLFRKFTSVALAALCATFTAADDLPAIEIVGNKFFFSNNGSQFYMKGVAYQQDTANVTGGSTIQDPLADFESCSRDIPYLQAIDTNVIRVYAVNVSLDHSQCMQALNDAGIYVIADLSAPADSIDRSDPSWTVDLFARYKSAVDVFANYTNVLGFFAGNEVTNDNTNTDASAFVKAAIRDTKKYISDQGYRSIPVGYSSNDDSKTRVSIADYFVCGDDDVRADFYGINMYEWCGQSTFEKSGYADRTKDFANITVPVFFSEYGCNEVSPRQFTEVQALYGPNMTDVWSGGIVYLYFQETNNYGLISIDSNSDVSTLKDYSYYSQEIHSISPSSVQSSTYTPSSTSLSCPATGVNWKAVTSLPPTPNQDLCSCMDAAAACVVDDSVDEDDYEKLFSYICGVIDCSGITANGTTGEYGAYSFCSSKEQINFVLNYYYEYNGSKSSNCDFSGSATLRSATTQSGCSSALSAVGTAGANIFSGDVTFSSSGSASGSSTSSSSSGKSSSSGKSSSGKSSSGKSSSGKSSSKSSSSSSASSTSSKSAAPSSSKINFAHVILSSIATIAVAAGFGLVMA, from the coding sequence ATGCTATTTAGAAAGTTTACTTCCGTCGCTTTGGCTGCTCTGTGTGCTACCTTCACAGCTGCTGACGACTTACCAGCTATTGAAATTGTCGGCAAcaaatttttcttctctaACAATGGTTCTCAATTTTACATGAAAGGTGTTGCTTATCAACAAGATACCGCCAATGTCACTGGTGGTTCTACTATCCAAGATCCTTTAGCTGACTTCGAATCTTGTTCTAGAGATATCCCATACTTACAAGCTATTGACACTAACGTCATCAGAGTTTACGCTGTAAACGTTTCTCTAGACCACTCCCAATGTATGCAAGCTTTGAACGATGCTGGTATTTACGTCATTGCTGATTTATCTGCTCCAGCTGATTCTATTGACAGAAGTGACCCATCTTGGACTGTCGACTTATTCGCAAGATACAAGTCTGCTGTAGATGTTTTTGCCAACTACACCAACGTCTTAGGTTTCTTTGCTGGTAACGAAGTTACCAACGATAACACTAATACCGATGCTTCTGCTTTCGTTAAGGCCGCCATCAGAGataccaaaaaatatatttccGACCAAGGTTACAGATCCATTCCAGTTGGTTACTCTTCTAACGATGATTCTAAAACCAGAGTATCCATTGCTGATTACTTTGTGTGTGGTGATGACGATGTCAGGGCTGATTTCTATGGTATTAACATGTACGAATGGTGTGGTCAATCTACTTTCGAAAAATCTGGTTACGCTGACAGAACTAAAGACTTCGCTAATATTACTGTTCCAGTTTTCTTCTCTGAATATGGTTGTAACGAAGTTTCTCCAAGACAATTCACAGAAGTTCAGGCTTTATACGGTCCTAATATGACTGATGTCTGGTCCGGTGGTATTGTTTACTTATACTTCCAAGAAACTAACAACTACGGTTTAATCTCCATCGACAGTAACAGTGACGTTAGTACTTTGAAGGATTACTCTTACTACTCTCAAGAAATTCACAGCATTAGCCCATCAAGTGTTCAATCTTCTACTTACACACCAAGCTCTACCAGTTTGTCTTGTCCAGCTACTGGCGTCAACTGGAAGGCTGTCACCTCATTACCACCAACTCCAAACCAAGACTTATGTTCTTGTATGGATGCTGCTGCAGCTTGTGTTGTTGATGACAGtgttgatgaagatgactacgaaaaattattttccTATATCTGTGGTGTTATTGACTGTAGCGGTATCACCGCTAATGGTACCACCGGTGAATATGGTGCTTACTCTTTCTGTTCCTCTAAAGAGCAAATTAATTTCGTATTGAACTATTACTACGAATACAACGGTTCTAAGTCATCGAACTGCGACTTCAGTGGTTCTGCTACTTTAAGAAGTGCTACTACTCAATCTGGTTGTTCTTCAGCTTTATCTGCTGTCGGAACTGCAGGTGCTAACATTTTCAGTGGAGACGTTACCTTCTCTTCCTCTGGTTCGGCTTCTGGTTCATCTACTagttcttcatcttctggCAAATCTAGTTCATCAGGCAAGTCATCATCCGGCAAGTCATCATCCGGCAAGTCATCATCCGGCAAGTCATCATCTAAAAGCTCCTCCAGTTCTAGTGCCAGCAGTACATCTTCTAAATCTGCTGCCCCATCATCTTCCAAGATCAACTTCGCTCATGTTATCTTATCCTCAATCGCTACCATTGCCGTTGCTGCTGGTTTCGGTTTAGTTATGGCTTAA
- the PXR1 gene encoding telomerase inhibitor (similar to Saccharomyces cerevisiae PXR1 (YGR280C); ancestral locus Anc_5.12) produces MGLAATRNKQKFGLDPRNTAWSNNTSRFGFKQLEKFGWKTGMGLGMTPSTSNTSHIKVHIKEDNLGLGAKIKRTERKDEFDNGECAGLDVFQRILGRLNGKEEEISSELDKQRQNKILNGKWGIHFVQGAVLASTWDPETKELRNYSNEKKRSISEDEDSSDDNERKSKKSKKDKKDKKDKKDKKKKKEKKEKKEKKEKKEKKEKKHKKEKKDKKLRSIDVSKSASTIPKTVSTRLSVRSKWIRQKRAATMDAKALNEIFMVTND; encoded by the coding sequence ATGGGTTTAGCTGCAACAAGAAATAAACAGAAATTTGGTCTAGATCCGAGAAACACAGCGTGGAGTAATAACACCTCTAGATTCGGTTTCAAACAGCTGGAGAAATTTGGATGGAAGACAGGTATGGGTTTGGGCATGACTCCCAGCACTTCCAATACTAGCCATATCAAAGTTCATATCAAAGAAGACAACCTTGGTCTAGGTGCCAAGATCAAGAGGacagaaagaaaagatgAATTCGACAATGGCGAATGTGCTGGTTTAGACGTATTTCAAAGAATCTTAGGGAGATTGAACGGTaaggaagaagaaatcTCCAGTGAATTGGATAAACAACgtcaaaataaaattttaaatggtAAATGGGGTATACATTTTGTCCAAGGTGCTGTTTTGGCAAGCACCTGGGATCCAGAAACTAAAGAGTTAAGAAACTACTCGAATGAAAAGAAGAGAAGCATAAGTGAGGATGAAGACTCGAgtgatgataatgaaagaaaatCTAAGAAATCTAAGAAAGATAAAAAGGATAAGAAGGACAAGAAagataagaaaaaaaagaaggaaaagaaggaaaagaaggaaaagaaagagaagaaagagaagaaagagaagaagcacaagaaagaaaagaaagacaAAAAACTGAGATCTATTGACGTGAGCAAAAGTGCATCCACCATTCCCAAAACTGTATCAACAAGATTGTCAGTACGTTCCAAATGGATCAGACAAAAAAGAGCAGCCACTATGGATGCTAAAGCATTAAACGAAATTTTTATGGTAACAAACGATTAA